The DNA region CAGGTGCAGGTCGCCGTTCATATCCGCGAGGCGGGGCACGGACCAGCCTCCCAGCGCGGCCGGAGGCGTGACCCCGGTAAGCTCCACAAAGCCGGTGCCGGTGTTTTGGTGAAAGAAGAGGTTTCCGCTCAGATCGCCCACAACGGCGTCCGGAAGGCCGTCAGCGTCCAGGTTGCCGGTGGCCGCGGCGGCATAGATGGAGTGGTCGATGCTGGCGAAATAAGCGCTGTTTTCGCTCCAGGCCGGCGCATAGATGGTGCCGGTGTTTTCATGGTATTTGATGTAACCCAGCTGGCTGCCGCTGATCAAGTCCAGGTCGCCGTCGCCGTCAAAATCCTGCAACCAGGGGCTGCTGGCGCCGCCCACATCGATCACGCCGCCGAAGAGGCTGGTGTTGGCCTGCCAAACTGGACTGGACTGCGTTCCGATGTTCAGATAGTAAAAGAGGGGCCCGTCCGCGGTGCCGAACACCAGATCCGGCAGGCCGTCGCCGCTGATGTCCGCCAGATCGGGGGAATTCCAGTAAGTGGCGTTGCCCAGTCCGGTGAAAAGGGCCGAATTAGCCTCCCAGAGAGGGTTGCCGGCATTGCCGTTATTCTGATAGTACACAAAGCCGTGCGCGTCCCGTCCGCAGAGGATGTCCTGGTCGCCGTCACCGTCGAGGTCGCAGAAAACGGGATAGGCGTAGAGGCCGATGTCGCCCAGGGTCTGCGCTGCTGCCGCGCTGAACTGGGCCGCGGCGGGGGTGCCGGTGTTGGTGTAAACCCTCACGCCGCCGTCCTCGCTGAGCCCCACCACCAGGTCCGGATCGCCGTCGCCGTCCACGTCGGCCAGATCGGGCACGGGATTGTATCCCAGCCCCAGGGCGGGAAAAAAGCCAGGCTGTTCGGCCAACACAGGCTGCGAGGGGGTTCCGGAGTTCAGATAGAGGTGCAGGCCGGTGAAGCCGCCGGTTACCACGTCCAGGTCGCCATCGGCATCGATATCCACGCAGTCCGCCATTTCCGCGTTCAGGGCCGGGATCACGGAGGTGATGTTTTCCCCGATCGTGAACTGGGGCGAACTGGCGCTGCCGGTGTTTTTGATGTAAACGGGGGCGCTGTTGCTGCCGCCCAGCAGGAAGTCCTGGTCGCCATCGGCGTCCAGATCGGCGAAACGCGGCTGGGAAAAGGTGAAACTGGGCACGCCGCTGGGGTTGAACACGCTGTTGTCCTGCTGCCAGGGCTGGGCGGTCAAAACCGCCGCAATCGCGAGCGCGGGCAAGATCAGGGAATATCTTGGCATGGCTTGGCTTCCTTTTTTTGCTGTGACAGCGCTCAGCCCCAGTATTTGCGGTCCAGGGTGCGGTACTGGATGGCCTCGGAGATGTGGTCGCTGTCGATGTTGGCCTGGCCTTCGAGGTCGGCAATGGTGCGCGAGACTTTCAGGATGCGGTCGAACACGCGGGCGGAATAGCCCAAATGGTCTATGGCGTGCTGCATCTGGGCCTGGCTGTCCGCGTCCAGCTGGCAGTATTTGCGCAGCAGCCGGGAATTCATCTGGGCGTTGCAGAAAATGCCTTCCTCGGCGTAGCGGGCGCGCTGGATCTGGCGGGCCTGGTTCACCCGGGCGCGGATGTCGGCGGATCGGTCTCCGGAAGGCAGGCTGGCGAGGTCGGCGTAGCTTACGCTGGGCACCTCCACGTGGATGTCGATGCGGTCCAGCAGCGGCCCTGACACCCGGCCGCGGTAACGCGCGATGGCGCCCGGTTCGCAGGTGCAGAGATGGTTGGGGATGTTGGCGCCAAAATAGCCGCAGGGACAGGGATTCATCGAGGCGATGAGCATGAAGTCGGCGGGAAAGGTGAGGCTGGTGGCGGCCCGGGAGATGGTGACCACCCCATCTTCCAGCGGCTGGCGCATCACTTCCAGCACGCCGCGCTTGAATTCCGGCAGTTCATCCAGAAACAGCACGCCGAAGTGCGCCAAAGACACTTCCCCGGGGCGCGGGAAGGTTCCCCCTCCCACGAGGCCGTTTTCGCTGCAGGAGTGGTGCGGAGCGCGGAACGGACGGGTGGTGAGAATGCCGTTTTTGAAATGCTTGGAATAGCCGGCCACGGAATGGATCTTGGTGGCCTCCAAAGCTTCGTCCAGAGAGAGTTCCGGAAGTATGGTCGGCACCCGGCGCGCCAGCATGGTTTTGCCTGAGCCGGGCGGGCCGATCATCAGCAGGTTGTGGCCGCCCGCGGCGGAAACCTCCAGAGCCCGCTTCACCTGATATTGGCCCTTCACGTCGTGCATGTCCAGGGGAAAATCGTTCAACACGGAGAAGATCTTGTCCCGGTCAACCGTTGCCGGCTTGATCTCGATCTCGCCGCGCAGAAACAGCACCGCCTCCCGCAAAGAGGTTACCGGGATCACCTTCAAACCTTCAATTATCGCGGCTTCCTCGGCATTTTCATAAGGCAGCACCAGGGCGTCCATGCCGTCGCGTTTGGCGGCCAGGGCGATGGGCAAAACGCCCTTCACGGGGCGCAGATTGCCGTCCAGCGAGAGTTCGCCGATGATGGCGGTCTGGCTGAGGTATTCCACCGGCAGCTGTTTGATGCTCTGCAGCACGGAAATGGCGATGGGCAGGTCCAGCGCGGCGCTGTCCTTTTTGATGTCGGCCGGGGCCAGGTTGATGGTGAAACGCTTGATGGCGGCCTCGAAACCGGAGTTGCTGAGCGCGGCGAAAATGCGGTCCTTGCTCTCCTTCACGGCGTTGGAGGCCATGCCCACAATGTTCACGCTGTACATCTGGCCGGCGCTGTCACACTC from Candidatus Cloacimonadota bacterium includes:
- a CDS encoding FG-GAP-like repeat-containing protein is translated as MPRYSLILPALAIAAVLTAQPWQQDNSVFNPSGVPSFTFSQPRFADLDADGDQDFLLGGSNSAPVYIKNTGSASSPQFTIGENITSVIPALNAEMADCVDIDADGDLDVVTGGFTGLHLYLNSGTPSQPVLAEQPGFFPALGLGYNPVPDLADVDGDGDPDLVVGLSEDGGVRVYTNTGTPAAAQFSAAAAQTLGDIGLYAYPVFCDLDGDGDQDILCGRDAHGFVYYQNNGNAGNPLWEANSALFTGLGNATYWNSPDLADISGDGLPDLVFGTADGPLFYYLNIGTQSSPVWQANTSLFGGVIDVGGASSPWLQDFDGDGDLDLISGSQLGYIKYHENTGTIYAPAWSENSAYFASIDHSIYAAAATGNLDADGLPDAVVGDLSGNLFFHQNTGTGFVELTGVTPPAALGGWSVPRLADMNGDLHLDLIVGNEAGNLYYYANNGTAPLPSWTAVPNYFSGLDVGSKCSPCLGDIDGDGDIDLLAGNLQGNLTCWLREGHGWTQNSSIFSGISTDQNAAPALADLDHDGDLDLILGDYDGTFSYWRNQLYSGAVLNPPQNPQHPHGGLVWDAPQGGSSSPFEAYRVYLNGELLGETTQTNWALPGLAGGQQYTAAVTARYTAGESEPATLSWTENIHNPPTGLSWHPQPEGVFLFWTAPQGSTAQLECYNIYLNSVSLGSTFIQEYDLQGLVPGQDYQVDVTAFYTDGGESEPATLSFIYTSSDDNVLPPQALRISPNPFSGSARISFSLKDGQRGSLAIYNLKGQKVRVFSELEAGPINLVWDGTDGRGRSLPPGVYLCCLSAKDGSQMLRVVLMK
- a CDS encoding YifB family Mg chelatase-like AAA ATPase; this translates as MVGIVKTYTTIGIDGQLLTVECDSAGQMYSVNIVGMASNAVKESKDRIFAALSNSGFEAAIKRFTINLAPADIKKDSAALDLPIAISVLQSIKQLPVEYLSQTAIIGELSLDGNLRPVKGVLPIALAAKRDGMDALVLPYENAEEAAIIEGLKVIPVTSLREAVLFLRGEIEIKPATVDRDKIFSVLNDFPLDMHDVKGQYQVKRALEVSAAGGHNLLMIGPPGSGKTMLARRVPTILPELSLDEALEATKIHSVAGYSKHFKNGILTTRPFRAPHHSCSENGLVGGGTFPRPGEVSLAHFGVLFLDELPEFKRGVLEVMRQPLEDGVVTISRAATSLTFPADFMLIASMNPCPCGYFGANIPNHLCTCEPGAIARYRGRVSGPLLDRIDIHVEVPSVSYADLASLPSGDRSADIRARVNQARQIQRARYAEEGIFCNAQMNSRLLRKYCQLDADSQAQMQHAIDHLGYSARVFDRILKVSRTIADLEGQANIDSDHISEAIQYRTLDRKYWG